In one Lycium barbarum isolate Lr01 chromosome 7, ASM1917538v2, whole genome shotgun sequence genomic region, the following are encoded:
- the LOC132602869 gene encoding cation/calcium exchanger 1-like: MAVFHILSKYRTKIPTLFFNIIFLVIISCLTFHLYSSNSNFSLNNTFTKPKKDSFLLGKDIGCKGIEKFNSREEKCTYVKSHKGCKPDGYIFYLQLFYCTFSPILGYSLLALWLILLFYLLGDTASSYFCSSLEGLSKTLKLSPIIAGVTLLSLGNGAPDLFSSIVSFMNDGTNSIGLNSIIGGSFFVSSVVAGITSISISQHGRKIKKASFIGNVLFLILCVVCLLVVIIIGKIHLWGALAFFFLYPVYVCFIFVSEMYVREEKCLDSAETATDELLVLPIVYDMQKAQELSCELRVPLLVNKGEIQSEKQRKIVCVLRKVGYVLELPLDLPRKLTIPNVSQVKWSKTFAIVSITLAPLLLVLIWDFFGPESRIWAYGFGGVLGLTCGILVFFTSDGLHPPKKFNFLWLGLGFLMSITWTYILAEELISLLVSMGLILSISPSILGLTVLAWGNSLGDLVANVTLAKTGGPSGAQVALCGCYAGPIFNTLVGLGLSLIFTTWKAFPSSYIVPTDSTVYETIGFLILGLLWALVILPKRDMKLDKFFGIGLLAIYSCFLFLKLSRAFGFINFQVSP, translated from the coding sequence ATGGCTGTTTTTCATATTCTCTCCAAGTATAGAACCAAGATTCCAACTTTATTCTTCAATATCATCTTCCTTGTTATAATTTCTTGCCTCACATTTCATCTCTACTCTTCAAATTCCAATTTTTCTCTAAACAACACATTCACAAAGCCAAAAAAAGATAGTTTCTTGCTAGGCAAAGATATTGGTTGTAAAGGTATTGAAAAGTTCAATAGTAGAGAAGAAAAGTGCACTTATGTTAAATCCCATAAAGGGTGTAAACCTGATGGATATATATTTTATCTGCAACTTTTTTATTGCACTTTTAGCCCAATTCTTGGATATTCCTTGCTAGCCCTTTGGCTTATTCTACTTTTCTATTTATTAGGTGATACTGCAAGTAGTTATTTTTGTTCTTCACTTGAAGGACTATCAAAAACTTTGAAACTTTCACCTATAATTGCTGGAGTTACACTACTTTCTCTTGGAAATGGTGCACCTGATTTGTTCTCTAGTATTGTTTCTTTCATGAATGATGGTACAAATAGTATTGGACTCAATAGTATAATTGGTGGTTCTTTCTTTGTTTCAAGTGTAGTTGCTGGAATTACAAGTATTTCAATTAGCCAACATGGGAGGAAAATCAAGAAGGCAAGTTTTATTGGGAATGTGTTGTTCTTGATTCTTTGTGTTGTTTGTCTTCTTGTTGTGATCATCATTGGCAAGATTCACTTATGGGGTGCTTTGGCTTTCTTTTTTCTATATCCTGTCTATGTTTGCTTCATATTCGTCTCGGAAATGTACGTACGAGAAGAGAAATGCTTGGATTCTGCAGAAACCGCGACAGATGAATTGTTAGTTTTGCCAATAGTTTATGACATGCAAAAGGCTCAAGAATTGTCATGTGAATTGAGGGTACCTTTGTTGGTGAATAAGGGTGAGATACAGAGTGAAAAGCAAAGGAAAATTGTTTGTGTGTTGAGAAAAGTTGGGTATGTTCTTGAATTGCCACTTGACTTACCAAGAAAGTTAACAATTCCAAATGTTTCACAAGTGAAATGGTCAAAAACATTTGCAATTGTGTCCATCACTTTAGCTCCTTTGCTATTGGTTCTCATTTGGGATTTCTTTGGGCCTGAATCACGTATTTGGGCCTATGGATTTGGTGGAGTTCTTGGGCTTACTTGTGGAATTCTTGTGTTTTTCACTAGTGATGGTCTTCACCCACCAAAGAAATTCAACTTCTTGTGGCTTGGGCTTGGTTTTCTAATGAGCATTACTTGGACTTACATATTGGCAGAAGAGCTTATTTCTTTGTTGGTTTCAATGGGCCTAATCCTTAGTATCAGCCCATCAATTTTGGGCCTGACAGTTCTTGCATGGGGTAATTCATTAGGAGACTTGGTAGCTAATGTAACACTAGCTAAAACTGGTGGGCCAAGTGGAGCCCAAGTGGCCTTATGTGGATGCTATGCTGGGCCTATATTCAATACCCTTGTGGGCTTGGGCCTATCACTAATTTTCACAACTTGGAAAGCATTTCCTTCAAGTTATATTGTGCCAACAGACTCAACTGTTTATGAAACTATTGGGTTCTTGATATTGGGCCTACTTTGGGCCTTGGTAATCTTGCCCAAGAGAGATATGAAGCTTGATAAGTTCTTTGGAATTGGGCTTTTAGCTATATACTCATGTTTCTTGTTCTTAAAGCTTTCTAGAGCTTTTGGCTTCATTAACTTTCAAGTTTCCCCATAA